A region from the Triticum urartu cultivar G1812 chromosome 1, Tu2.1, whole genome shotgun sequence genome encodes:
- the LOC125511403 gene encoding putative cyclin-dependent kinase F-2, with protein sequence MPTAIRKRPAAGQEPRVHGGKKPRYAFGSISDYEKLEVLGEGTYGEVFKARDRRTGKKVAVKWVRGNGAGGHGPPDIRAITREAGCLGACRGHESIIEILDVATDAETGDVFLVTELVADGRTLRESLWRPVSEDVTRVMMEQLLDAAKNIHGAGVIHRDFKPENVMVGFFGGLKVGDFGSAMRAKPAGVPYEECCVGTLIYTSPEQLEGNRYYGQAVDMWALGCIMAEMLAGATLFVADTEEELLAEIYKLRDQITSTGKLDLEFFEELSEAGREVLTGLLAFNPAERITAAEALEHRWFSKPKGAEHPGFVSLKS encoded by the coding sequence ATGCCGACGGCCATCCGCAAGCGCCCGGCGGCGGGACAAGAACCGCGCGTCCATGGCGGCAAGAAGCCCCGGTACGCGTTCGGTAGCATCTCCGACTACGAGAAGCTTGAGGTGCTTGGAGAAGGCACCTACGGCGAGGTGTTCAAGGCGCGCGACCGCCGCACCGGCAAGAAGGTCGCCGTGAAGTGGGTCCGCGGCAACGGGGCCGGCGGACACGGCCCGCCCGACATCCGCGCGATCACCCGCGAGGCCGGCTGCCTCGGCGCGTGCCGGGGTCACGAGTCGATTATCGAGATCTTGGATGTGGCGACGGACGCCGAGACAGGGGACGTGTTCCTCGTCacggagctcgtcgccgacggCCGCACCCTCCGCGAGTCGCTCTGGAGGCCTGTATCCGAGGACGTGACGCGCGTGATGATGGAGCAGCTCCTGGACGCTGCAAAGAACATACATGGAGCCGGCGTCATCCACCGGGACTTCAAGCCGGAGAACGTCATGGTCGGCTTCTTCGGCGGGCTCAAGGTTGGTGACTTTGGGTCGGCGATGCGGGCGAAGCCGGCCGGAGTGCCCTATGAGGAGTGCTGTGTCGGCACCCTGATCTACACCTCACCGGAGCAGCTGGAAGGCAACCGGTACTACGGCCAGGCCGTGGACATGTGGGCGCTTGGGTGCATCATGGCGGAGATGTTGGCCGGCGCGACCCTCTTCGTGGCGGACACAGAGGAGGAGCTGCTCGCCGAGATTTACAAGTTGCGAGATCAGATCACTTCTACGGGGAAGCTCGACCTGGAGTTCTTCGAGGAGCTTTCGGAAGCCGGGCGTGAGGTCCTCACCGGCCTGCTTGCCTTCAACCCCGCCGAGAGGATCACGGCGGCGGAAGCGCTCGAGCACCGGTGGTTCAGCAAGCCCAAAGGAGCAGAGCACCCGGGCTTTGTGTCGCTGAAGAGTTAA